taattccagagcaaattacctactgtttttcagcaaactcagtgaaagaaaactaatcccgtccgaatgcgaatgtctgtgattgccggggatattttatttcacaacgcgtttccttgtgtgttttggccaacgtgaattaccatAGATGCTCTTACCACGcacatgtttgatatatttgcttaccggcaaataaataataataaaaaaataatacaaataataaaatcaagagcaagatcaagtaaactgttaataccagctattgtaatatcagcatcaggtaagattactcacgttcatttatgcactcagttacataatgttttaattacatttaataaaataaaaaaaggaaaacaagttaaactaaaaggaaccatgcattaacatggttttgctatactagcaaTTTAGTATTTATTAGGGGTGGTTAATCTGTCCGAAttcccgattcgattcgattacgattattgaagtcccgattcgattacagtcgattttcgattattaacgattctcgattagcgattattgattttccatttcacaacagtaaacgaaaatacactacaaagtgattgcagtatgaaaaaaaagtcagctACTGAATTACTTAACTCTTTTATTGAGTAACAACAATTCAAAGCACTTTCTGTGTCGTGTTGTTATAATTTCAGAATTATTTGTATGTAGCTTAtgttctgtagaacacaaatgaATACATCACATTGTGTTGTGACTCATCAAGTTGAActaaacaataacaaataaataaaaggcttAATTCCTTTAGGAAGTAGATCAGAACCAACATACTGTAGAAATTGGACCATTTTCTTCTAGAAAGACAACGTTTTCAGGTGGAGGAAGACTGCAGGTTGCAGTCAAAACATGTCAAGGTAAAGAAAAAGTTTTTTCTCCACCTAAACACCTTGTCTTTCATTTTTTCTTCTTAAGCttatatactgtactgtagaACACAGTGACAAAATGCAACACACTAACTTGTGAGCAACCAAGTTGTACTAAACATTCATAGCTCTGGAATGACCAGATTCTTATGGAGGAAGACCAGCTGGTCCACATGTTGTGGCGTGAGTGTGCTCCGTTGTGCTGACACAATGTCTCCCGCAGAGGAGAACACTCTCTCTGCAGCAACGCTTGTACCTGGGATACATAAATATCGTTTGGCCAGCTTAGCTAGGAGAGGATACACATGATGGTTGGTGCTCCACCACTCAAGGGGGTCATCGGTCAGAGGAAGGGAAGGGGCCTCCAGATACATGCGAACCTCTTCCTCAGCCCTGGTGTGTGCCGACTTGGGCTCTGCTGTGGTGACAGCAACATTAAATGTTTGGCCCAGCAGTGCAGTCAGAGAAGATAGTCTTGAGGTAATGGGCGTGGAAGGGCCATCTTCATCCAGCTTCAGGGCTTCATCGCAAACCTTCTGAACTGCATCATCCTCCTCACCGTCATCATGCCCCTCAGCCATGTCATCACATTTCCCCTCAGGGACTTCAGCCTCTTGCCTCATCATCTAACACAGGGAAGCAGTGAAATAAGACACAAAGCATACAAAGCACACAACTGATACGAAGCATTCTATTAATCAGATCAGTAACTaatcattctttaaaaaaaatagaattattaATATCAAGAGAGAATACCTCGAGGGATGATGCAGCCTCTGTAGTCACTCTGCTGTATGTCTCCACTTTTTCATCCTCTGAAAGGAATGGGAGAGCTTTAAAGCGAGGATCCAGGCAAGATGCTGTATGGAGTGTGTGCCTCTCTTTTGTAGATGTGTATCTCTTCCTCAAATCTTCCCGGATGGCATGCTTGATTTCCCGGGTCATCGGATCATCCTCTGGTGCAGGTGTGAAGTCGGCCAGGAGCTGTGTGTGTAGTGGGGCGATGATTGAGAGAGTAGGCATGCTTTCCTCAGACATTGTGGTGGTGGCCAATTTCATGGGCTTGAGGATCTTCACAAGGTGTTCAGCGCCAGACACGTCTCCCTCACTCAGTGTGCATATGTCATGTGCACCTTTCCTCACCTGTAAGGATGATGAGAATTGAGAAcagaaaaagttaaaataaaagaattaacACTGTATGCTATAAGAGTTCTCCATTCACGCCAACACAACGACTCAAAGTCATTTAGACTGTCTCAAACACTTGCACCAGTGCCTCCTCAAGGCTGTCTTGTCAAATTgacaaataaaactaaagacattttctatatatatatatatatatatatatatatatatatatatatatatatatatataatgtattattattttttgttagttttgtttgtacatatcatatttttataatatttttattctaaagtctagttgttgtttttttttcaattaactaaaatatttttcaaacctTGGCTTGCTACTAGGTCTGATTAAATCTTAAATCCAATACTTACTTGAGGGGAGAGAAGCGCAGCGCAGATGGCAGGCTGCTGTTCAAGGAACCGATCAACCATGTCAAAGCCACTATTCCACCTTGTTGGAGCATCTGTCTTCAGTTTGTGTTTAGGCAGTTctggtaaaattaaaaaaagaagaagaaaagctaATTACTAGTAGCCTATATAaggaattatatttttaaatagcctactGGTAATTTAGAAACTAATAAAAAGCTTACTTTGAATGCAACCGTTAAAATAGATTCACTTCTATTacaaaaggtaaatattttatttttaaaattaattttaagccTTTTGCTTACCGAGTAGGGCCTGCTTTTGTTCCAGCACATGACTGGCTGTGGTGCTGCGGTGGAAGAAGGCGGTGATCCGTCTGACTCGACCCAACAGTCGGGCTACAGAGGGCAACTTAAGCGCTCGTTGGCAGGCGAGGTTTAGGGTGTGAGCGTAACAACGGACATGTAGAAAGTTGCCAAGCTCTGCAGCCACGTTCATATTTGAAGCGTTGTCCGTGACTAGAACAAGGTCGTGAGTCTCTATCCCCCACTCGTCCGCCACAGCTTTGAGAAACTCGCAGATATTAGCGCCCGTGTGGCTATCATCCATAGCTCTCGTCTGAAGCACGTATGAAATCAGCTTCCACTCACTGTTGACATGATGAGCTGTAACGGTCACATATGAGACGGTGGCTCTGGAGGTCCAGGCATCGCAAGTTATTGCTACCCTGGGAGCAGACTTGAGGGACTCCTGCACTAAAAACTTTGTCTCCTTGTAAAGAATAGGAATCGACTTGTTTGTAAAAAAGCTCCGGGATGGTATCACATACCTTGGCTCCATACTGTGGACCATGTAGCGGAAGCCTTGGTTTTCCACCACACTGTATGGCCTCATATCTTTAGCTATAAAATAAGATATCGACGTTGTGATTTTCTTAGCTCTCTCCGAGCCTGGGGCCAATTTTGTCATATCGTGGAGAGTGCGCTGATTCGGTGGGATGACGGGCTTCAGGCGGTCGTCTTTAACCCACCCTGCCTCCTCTGGATGAAAGCGGGAAATGTGGGCCCTCAAGTTGCTCGTATTGCCGCAGTACTTCAGTTTAGTGTGGCAATGTCGACAGACGGCATgcgttttatccagatgtttagAGCTCCTGCCATGAAAACCAAAGTGAATCCACACGCTTGCTTTGAGCCCAGATGGAGCTGGGTGGATCGGTTGGTTGCTCGTTCCTGGTTCttccattttacacacctgcTCTGGCTGCCGTTACACGCGCTTGCTAACTGGAACTGGGAGCGTTCGTGACGTTCAGCTCCCGGTGtcacattttttacaaaataaaataatgcattttttttttaataaataaaaaaatcgatttttgaaaatttaataatcgattcatactcgtccataacataatcgcgattaatcaataatcgatttttttcaccacccctaGTATTTATTGGGTAATAATACTAATcacaatcattctgaatgaatgcaatgcacgcatacagagcgcgtgatctctgtgatgcccagatgcacaaatcagaccctcccacctctgtaataaacacggagatgttagtccggTCCGAATTGGTACACGATAATCACAgatgtcaggtggtaagaattgaaactcaaacgtagtttagaaaactagtcccgtccgaatagtgctatagATAGAGTTGGGATTGATGTTGCTGCAAGAATTGGGAATTCTTGACTGGGTGCTAATTCAGTAGCCACTAATGTAgattgaaattaatgttcaaaccGAGTTAGAAGATGATGGCATAAAACCATGAAACTATAAGTTTGTTTGGCAtccataaaaatacagaaaatatatataatgtaaattgtcTAAGGgacaaatttgaaaaagtaattcaGCATTCTGAGCAAGAACTCAAttcagacattaaacaaggaaaattagcctgaatgcaaaagttttgttttaaatggaaGATTGAAAACTAAGCTGAGCTTTTAAACTAATGATTTGTCTGTGTAACTGAAAATGGTCAGTCTAACAGACTGCTGTGAATTTAAACCTGAATAAGTACCTTTAAAAGTTCTAAAatcttttgttctgttttcacACCTCTGAGTGTACTTTTCCTGTATTCACCATGGCTGAGTCTGCACAAAACAATGGCAATAGTCATGTATTGAGACCAACAACAGAAAGACATGGGACAGAACCTTCAAATGTTACCATTGATCAGATGTTGGAGAATCTGAATGCATATCTAGACAAAAGGCTGGGACTGAGGAAGTGCCATGATGGCATCTGCCAGAAGTACAGCATCAAGTACTCAGAGAGTGGACTATGGGCTTTGCCGGACATTAAAAGGGCTTATGGAAAGATGCAGCGCTTAAGGACAAACACCAACAGAGATGGCTTGTCTGTAATTTTGCTCAAACAAATTCGACAGCATCTACAGAGTTGTGAAACTGACAAATTACAACATGAGAAAAAAGCAGAGAAAGCAAAGGTTCAAGCACTGGCTGAACAATTACAGACTGTAAAGAAGGACAAAGAAAGACTGttacatcagaatgacaagttGCTCTCCAAACGACTGGAATCAAAAGCTTCAAGCAGCTCTGATAACAGTGATGCAGATATCAACACACATACTGAAATTGCAAAGGACAATCTGAAGGTTAGACTTGCTCCTGTAATTATTAAGAACAGAAGAACTGAAGTTGAAACTGAAAATGAAGAGGAGTATGAGGAAGAGGGTGAACGACGAACTTGCACAGTAAAAAAGGTAATAAAGAAATATGTTCCATACAGAACATACCAACCAGCTACTCCAGAGCAAGTTGACAAATGGTCAAAAGAATTGCCAGATGTTTACAAGCAACCACGGAAAGTATGGCAATTTCTTCAACGCTTGCAGAAAATCTACAATTTCCATCCACTGGACAGTGTGATGATTGTTAATGTGAACTGTAGAGACAATGACCAACAACTACTTACAGAAAGTGTTGAAAGAAGGACTGGTGAATCTCAAGAAAACATTGAAGCTGGATGGGAAGCGGTTCAAACCTTCTTATTTGAACTGAAACCTGCAGAGGTTAATTGGGCTAAAATTACCTCTTGTGTGCAGAAGACAGGAGAAAGTGTTGCAGAGTTTGAAGAACGCTTCAGACAAACTTGGATGGAACATGCTGGTTTGAACAACAACATTTAAGAACTGTGAAGACACTAGCATGCCTCTTAAAACCACATTTGTGAATGGACTGAAACCTGAGGTTTCTAAAACTCTTAAAATCAGGTATGATGACTGGGACAGCACTGGAACAACATTTATGCAGATTGTAGAATGGTCAGCAAAGATTGAAAGAACACAGGAAGTCGATTTCAGAGTTTTACAATCCAAAACCTTGGGATTCGAAAGAAGTGAATAGAGACACTCAAGAGAGAAAACACAGGGAAGATGTAGAAATTGCAACAAGGATGGACACTGGATTCGTGATTGTAAGCTGAGTTTGAGACATCAAAGTGATGATGACAACCTTTTGAAGAGGTTTCAGCAGTTGACAGCCAAACAAAAACAGACTCTGCTAAATGCTGTGGAGCCGCAGGGAAACTGAAGAACCTCTCTCTGCAGCACCAGCTAGTGACATCTTATCCAAAAGCTGATGGACTCCATGAAACCTCAACAACTGAAGCCAAAGAGGATGTCCTAGTAGACAGTGCTGCTAAACAAGCCGTAAAGGAGAGAGGTGAACATGCAGCGGGATTAAGACAACTTCATCAAGACTTACAAACTGTGCTACATAGTAAACAGATTCAAATTGAATTGGCCACGAAACAATCATCATTGTTAATGGAAGATGTAAAAAAACATGATGACAACCGATGCCTTAAGGAAAACCACAAGGGAAAGGCCGGCCCATTTCCACTGAAAATCTAACATCTGACAGCCTTGTCCGAACTGATGAAAGACTCAGTCTGGCAGTACACAATGCCAAGAATCAAGTTTTGGCACCTCCAAAAGGGAGCCATGGTATAGTGCCCAACAAATGGGTAAAGATTGAAAAAAACTGATGTGTCGCATCAAGAATACAGATGGGAAAGACCAATTGAG
This genomic stretch from Carassius gibelio isolate Cgi1373 ecotype wild population from Czech Republic chromosome B21, carGib1.2-hapl.c, whole genome shotgun sequence harbors:
- the LOC127985653 gene encoding E3 SUMO-protein ligase ZBED1; its protein translation is MEEPGTSNQPIHPAPSGLKASVWIHFGFHGRSSKHLDKTHAVCRHCHTKLKYCGNTSNLRAHISRFHPEEAGWVKDDRLKPVIPPNQRTLHDMTKLAPGSERAKKITTSISYFIAKDMRPYSVVENQGFRYMVHSMEPRYVIPSRSFFTNKSIPILYKETKFLVQESLKSAPRVAITCDAWTSRATVSYVTVTAHHVNSEWKLISYVLQTRAMDDSHTGANICEFLKAVADEWGIETHDLVLVTDNASNMNVAAELGNFLHVRCYAHTLNLACQRALKLPSVARLLGRVRRITAFFHRSTTASHVLEQKQALLELPKHKLKTDAPTRWNSGFDMVDRFLEQQPAICAALLSPQVRKGAHDICTLSEGDVSGAEHLVKILKPMKLATTTMSEESMPTLSIIAPLHTQLLADFTPAPEDDPMTREIKHAIREDLRKRYTSTKERHTLHTASCLDPRFKALPFLSEDEKVETYSRVTTEAASSLEMMRQEAEVPEGKCDDMAEGHDDGEEDDAVQKVCDEALKLDEDGPSTPITSRLSSLTALLGQTFNVAVTTAEPKSAHTRAEEEVRMYLEAPSLPLTDDPLEWWSTNHHVYPLLAKLAKRYLCIPGTSVAAERVFSSAGDIVSAQRSTLTPQHVDQLVFLHKNLVIPEL